A window from Bosea sp. ANAM02 encodes these proteins:
- the queA gene encoding tRNA preQ1(34) S-adenosylmethionine ribosyltransferase-isomerase QueA, producing MNVDLFDFDLPEERIALRPASPRDAARLLVVRPDAPEPLEDRGIRDLVVLLQPGDALVLNDTRVIPSRLRGRRYRGADSARIEIMLHKRESEDRWLAFARPAKKLALGERVVFDSEAASNACELGRLQAEVIARGEGGEVELQFSLTGAYLDEAIARLGELPLPPYIAGKRPTDSADTADYQTHFARNDGAVAAPTAGLHFTPDLLAALDARGVSRHFVTLHVGAGTFLPVKADDTDDHRMHAEWGTVSAETAAALNAVKARAGRIVCIGTTSLRLIESAAAEDGTIRAFSGDTAIFITPGYRFRAVDMLMTNFHLPRSTLFMLVSAFCGLDMMKRAYAHAIAANYRFYSYGDGSLLFRAGRS from the coding sequence ATGAACGTCGATCTCTTCGATTTCGACCTGCCCGAGGAACGTATCGCGCTGAGGCCCGCAAGCCCGCGCGATGCGGCGCGGCTGCTCGTCGTGCGCCCGGACGCTCCCGAGCCGCTGGAGGATCGCGGCATCCGCGATCTCGTCGTGCTGCTTCAGCCGGGCGACGCGCTCGTCCTCAACGACACGCGCGTCATCCCCTCCCGCCTGCGCGGGCGACGCTATCGCGGCGCGGATTCGGCCCGCATCGAGATCATGCTGCACAAGCGCGAGAGCGAGGATCGCTGGCTCGCCTTCGCCCGGCCGGCCAAGAAGCTGGCGCTTGGCGAACGCGTGGTCTTCGATTCGGAAGCCGCCAGCAATGCCTGCGAGCTTGGCCGTCTGCAGGCCGAAGTGATCGCCAGGGGCGAGGGCGGTGAGGTCGAATTGCAGTTCAGCCTGACGGGCGCCTATCTCGACGAGGCGATCGCGCGGCTCGGCGAATTGCCGCTGCCGCCCTATATCGCCGGCAAGCGCCCGACCGATAGCGCCGACACGGCCGACTACCAGACCCATTTCGCCCGGAACGACGGCGCCGTCGCCGCGCCGACCGCGGGCCTGCATTTCACGCCGGACCTGCTGGCGGCATTGGACGCCCGCGGCGTCAGCCGGCATTTCGTCACGCTCCATGTCGGTGCCGGCACCTTCCTGCCGGTGAAGGCCGACGACACCGACGATCATCGCATGCATGCCGAATGGGGCACGGTCTCGGCCGAGACCGCCGCCGCCCTCAATGCCGTCAAGGCGAGGGCCGGGCGCATCGTCTGCATCGGCACGACCTCGCTGCGCCTGATCGAGAGCGCTGCGGCCGAGGATGGCACGATCCGGGCCTTCTCAGGCGACACCGCGATCTTCATCACGCCCGGCTACCGCTTCCGCGCGGTCGACATGCTGATGACGAACTTCCATCTGCCGCGCTCGACGCTGTTCATGCTCGTCTCCGCCTTCTGCGGATTGGACATGATGAAACGGGCCTATGCCCATGCGATCGCAGCGAATTACCGCTTCTACTCCTACGGCGACGGCAGCCTGCTGTTCAGGGCGGGCCGATCGTAG
- a CDS encoding peptidylprolyl isomerase, whose amino-acid sequence MLRSSLAALAVVASFGFAQAQTPKPDPQNTVILETKDGPVTIRLRPDLAPKHVAQIKTLVKRGFYDGIVFHRVIDGFMAQTGDPTGTGTGKSDLPNLPAEFTPTPYKVGSVGMARSSSPDSANSQFFICYEGCGSLTGQYTLFGEVVSGMDAVRKIKKGAPGSGQVSGPDKIVRMRLQADAK is encoded by the coding sequence ATGCTGCGCAGCTCGCTCGCCGCCCTTGCCGTCGTCGCCTCGTTCGGTTTCGCCCAGGCGCAGACGCCGAAGCCCGATCCGCAAAACACCGTCATCCTCGAGACCAAGGACGGCCCGGTGACGATCCGCCTGCGGCCGGATCTGGCGCCGAAGCATGTCGCGCAGATCAAGACGCTGGTGAAGCGTGGTTTCTACGACGGCATCGTCTTCCACCGCGTCATCGACGGCTTCATGGCCCAGACCGGCGATCCGACCGGCACCGGCACCGGCAAGTCCGACCTGCCGAACCTGCCTGCCGAATTCACGCCGACCCCCTACAAGGTCGGCTCGGTCGGCATGGCCCGCTCGTCCTCGCCGGATTCGGCCAATTCGCAGTTCTTCATCTGCTACGAGGGCTGCGGCTCGCTGACCGGCCAGTACACGCTGTTCGGCGAAGTCGTCTCGGGCATGGATGCGGTGCGCAAGATCAAGAAGGGCGCTCCCGGCAGCGGCCAGGTGAGCGGCCCCGACAAAATCGTCCGCATGCGCCTGCAGGCCGACGCCAAGTAA
- a CDS encoding biotin--[acetyl-CoA-carboxylase] ligase has product MLGEAARDAGYRLIIRDEVGSTMEEARRALDQGEPGKLWIVARSQNSGRGRHGRQWGSPPGNLYASLLLTDPCEPALAPQLGFVVGLALHDAAAKMLGPAASGLRLKWPNDLLLDRAKTSGLLLEGESRAGRFNVIVGCGVNIGSCPSDTPYPATFLKASAPQANVEAMLTGLSDAFARRFAIWSQPGGFGPTRAAWLERAAFLGETITIRLPEGPLAGIFIGLDPTGRLELETETGRRVIDAGDLFFGTPGGEGEAGLPR; this is encoded by the coding sequence ATGCTCGGTGAGGCCGCCCGCGACGCGGGCTATCGTCTGATCATCCGCGACGAGGTCGGCTCCACCATGGAGGAGGCCCGGCGCGCGCTGGACCAGGGCGAGCCGGGCAAGCTCTGGATCGTCGCCCGCAGCCAGAATTCGGGCCGAGGCCGCCATGGCCGGCAATGGGGCTCCCCGCCCGGCAATCTCTACGCCAGCCTGCTGCTGACCGATCCATGCGAGCCCGCGCTCGCTCCTCAGCTCGGCTTCGTCGTGGGCTTGGCCCTGCATGATGCCGCCGCGAAAATGCTCGGGCCGGCCGCTTCCGGCCTCAGGCTGAAATGGCCGAACGACCTCCTGCTCGATCGGGCCAAGACCTCGGGCCTGCTGCTGGAGGGCGAGAGCCGGGCAGGGCGCTTCAATGTCATCGTCGGCTGTGGTGTCAACATCGGCTCCTGCCCCTCGGACACGCCGTACCCTGCGACCTTCCTCAAGGCATCGGCGCCGCAGGCCAATGTCGAGGCCATGCTGACGGGCCTGAGCGACGCCTTCGCCCGGCGCTTCGCCATCTGGTCTCAACCCGGCGGCTTCGGGCCGACCCGCGCCGCCTGGCTGGAGCGTGCCGCCTTCCTCGGCGAGACCATCACCATCCGCCTGCCCGAAGGGCCGCTCGCCGGCATCTTCATCGGTCTCGACCCGACCGGGCGCCTCGAACTCGAAACCGAAACCGGACGCCGCGTGATCGATGCCGGCGACTTGTTCTTCGGCACGCCCGGCGGCGAGGGGGAAGCTGGTCTGCCACGCTGA
- the nuoN gene encoding NADH-quinone oxidoreductase subunit NuoN has translation MALPALGPALPEIILALGAIAMVLVGAIQGERATRLLEGLALALLAVALVMVVSGTGKMLTFNDGFIADGFARFMKVLTLLGAGAAILLSADTLRRQGTMRFEFPILVVLSTIGMMMMISANDLISLYVGLELQSLALYVVAAFDRDNAKSTEAGLKYFVLGALSSGMLLYGGSLVYGFTGTVTFPGIAAATAGGHAGIGLIFGIVFIAAGVAFKISAVPFHMWTPDVYEGAPTPVAAFFASAPKMAAMAMVIRVFIGAFPGAIHDWRQIIVFISIASMGLGAFAAIGQTNIKRLLAYSSIANMGYALVGLAAGTAEGVQGVMTYMAIYLATTLAAFACVLMMRRDGRLVEDISELAGLSRTNGWMAFAMAMMMFSLAGIPPLAGFWAKWYVFLAAINAKLYVLAVVGVLTSVVGAYYYLRLVKVMYFDEPKPAFEKSDLGVRAVLVVSALFVLVLSLVPAPLFNAAEAAAKSLF, from the coding sequence ATGGCTCTGCCCGCTCTCGGCCCGGCCCTGCCGGAAATCATCCTCGCCCTCGGCGCCATCGCCATGGTGTTGGTCGGCGCGATCCAGGGCGAGCGCGCGACGCGCCTGCTCGAAGGGCTGGCGCTGGCGCTGCTGGCGGTCGCGCTGGTCATGGTCGTGTCGGGCACCGGCAAGATGCTGACCTTCAACGACGGCTTCATCGCCGACGGCTTCGCCCGCTTCATGAAGGTGCTGACGCTGCTCGGCGCCGGCGCCGCGATCCTGCTCTCGGCCGATACGCTGCGCCGCCAGGGCACGATGCGCTTCGAGTTCCCGATCCTCGTCGTGCTCTCGACCATCGGCATGATGATGATGATCTCGGCCAACGATCTCATCAGCCTCTATGTCGGCCTGGAGCTGCAGTCGCTGGCGCTCTATGTCGTCGCCGCCTTCGATCGCGACAACGCCAAGTCCACGGAAGCGGGCCTGAAGTATTTCGTGCTCGGCGCGCTCTCGTCGGGCATGCTGCTCTATGGCGGTTCGCTGGTCTATGGCTTCACCGGCACCGTCACCTTCCCGGGCATTGCTGCGGCGACGGCCGGCGGCCATGCGGGCATCGGCCTGATTTTCGGCATCGTCTTCATCGCGGCCGGCGTCGCCTTCAAGATCTCGGCCGTGCCGTTCCACATGTGGACGCCGGACGTCTATGAGGGCGCGCCGACCCCGGTCGCCGCCTTCTTCGCCTCGGCGCCAAAGATGGCCGCCATGGCGATGGTGATCCGCGTCTTCATCGGCGCCTTCCCCGGCGCGATCCATGACTGGCGCCAGATCATCGTCTTCATCTCGATCGCCTCGATGGGTCTGGGTGCCTTCGCCGCGATCGGCCAGACCAACATCAAGCGCCTGCTCGCCTATTCCTCGATCGCCAACATGGGCTATGCGCTGGTCGGCCTCGCTGCCGGAACGGCCGAGGGCGTGCAGGGCGTGATGACCTATATGGCGATCTATCTCGCCACGACGCTTGCCGCCTTCGCCTGCGTGCTGATGATGCGCCGCGACGGCAGGCTGGTCGAGGACATCTCGGAACTCGCCGGCCTGTCCCGCACCAATGGCTGGATGGCCTTCGCGATGGCGATGATGATGTTCTCGCTCGCCGGCATTCCGCCGCTCGCCGGCTTCTGGGCCAAGTGGTACGTCTTCCTCGCCGCCATCAACGCCAAGCTCTACGTGCTCGCCGTTGTCGGCGTGCTGACCAGCGTCGTCGGCGCCTATTACTACCTGCGTCTCGTCAAGGTGATGTATTTCGACGAGCCGAAGCCGGCTTTCGAAAAGTCCGATCTCGGCGTGCGCGCCGTGCTGGTGGTCTCGGCGCTCTTCGTGCTGGTGCTTTCGCTGGTGCCGGCGCCGCTGTTCAATGCGGCCGAGGCGGCTGCGAAATCGCTGTTCTGA
- a CDS encoding ribonuclease J yields the protein MTRSSDLLVFVPLGGLGEIGMNAALYGFGPEGRRKWILVDCGLSFAGPEAPGVDIVLPDLRYIIEERANLLGIIITHAHEDHIGALAALWPSLRAPVYCTRFAAGLLATRRLSEPGAPSVEMNVVPQGGAITLGPFDIEFVPVAHSIPESNALAIRTPAGLVVHTGDWKIDPTPRVGLPTDEKRLRELGEEGVLALVCDSTNVMRDGTSPSEADVAAKMKELVASAPGRVAVTTFASNVARLRAVAEAAMANEREVVVVGRAMDRVIDVARECGYLDGISGFRPVDAYGYLPRDKVVALVTGSQGEPRAALSRIASDDHPEIALSPGDRVIFSSRTIPGNEKSVGNILNALARDKIEIITDRTHLVHVSGHPRREEMARLYGWLKPQIAIPAHGEDLHLAEHETFARSLGVKHVLRAGNGDVVAISGEGARKVDEVRHGRLYQDGSLLVNALERTIQERRRLSFAGIVSIAVAIDDKGGIAGEPEIAVLGLPPRTLGGIDFDEYVADTVGDLIDNIPKARRRDPEALRNALERGVRSAVNEEWGKKPLVHALVVEV from the coding sequence GTGACCCGCTCCAGCGACCTGCTCGTCTTCGTTCCCCTCGGCGGCCTCGGCGAGATCGGCATGAACGCCGCTCTTTACGGCTTCGGGCCCGAGGGCCGACGAAAGTGGATCCTGGTCGATTGCGGCCTGTCCTTCGCCGGGCCGGAGGCGCCGGGCGTCGATATCGTGCTGCCCGACCTGCGCTACATCATCGAGGAGCGGGCGAACCTCCTCGGTATCATCATCACCCACGCCCATGAGGACCATATCGGCGCGCTCGCCGCGCTTTGGCCCTCGCTGCGGGCGCCGGTCTATTGCACGCGCTTCGCCGCCGGCCTGCTCGCGACGCGACGCCTCTCCGAGCCCGGCGCGCCGAGCGTCGAGATGAATGTCGTGCCGCAGGGGGGCGCCATCACGCTCGGCCCGTTCGACATCGAGTTCGTGCCGGTTGCGCATTCGATCCCGGAATCGAACGCGCTCGCGATCCGCACGCCGGCAGGCCTCGTCGTCCATACCGGCGACTGGAAGATCGACCCGACCCCGCGCGTCGGCCTGCCGACCGACGAGAAGCGCCTGCGCGAGCTCGGGGAGGAGGGCGTGCTGGCGCTGGTCTGCGATTCCACCAATGTCATGCGCGATGGCACCAGCCCGAGCGAGGCCGATGTCGCGGCCAAGATGAAGGAGCTGGTCGCGTCCGCGCCGGGGCGCGTCGCCGTCACCACCTTCGCGTCGAACGTCGCGCGCCTGCGTGCAGTCGCCGAAGCCGCCATGGCCAATGAGCGCGAGGTCGTGGTCGTCGGCCGCGCCATGGACCGCGTCATCGATGTCGCCCGCGAATGCGGCTATCTCGACGGCATCTCCGGTTTCCGCCCGGTCGATGCCTACGGCTACCTGCCGCGCGACAAGGTCGTGGCGCTGGTCACCGGCAGCCAGGGCGAGCCGCGCGCCGCGCTCTCGCGCATCGCCTCGGACGACCATCCCGAGATCGCGCTATCGCCAGGCGACCGCGTGATCTTTTCGTCGCGCACCATTCCCGGCAACGAGAAGTCGGTCGGCAACATCCTGAACGCGCTCGCCCGCGACAAGATCGAGATCATCACCGACCGGACGCACCTGGTCCATGTCTCCGGCCACCCGCGCCGCGAGGAGATGGCGCGGCTCTATGGCTGGCTGAAGCCGCAGATCGCGATCCCCGCCCATGGCGAGGACCTGCATCTGGCCGAGCACGAGACCTTCGCCCGCAGCCTTGGCGTCAAGCATGTCCTGCGCGCCGGCAATGGCGATGTCGTGGCGATCTCGGGAGAAGGAGCCCGCAAGGTCGACGAGGTCCGGCATGGCCGGCTCTACCAGGACGGCTCGCTCCTGGTGAACGCGCTGGAGCGGACGATCCAGGAGCGCCGCCGCCTGTCCTTCGCCGGCATCGTCTCGATCGCGGTCGCGATCGACGACAAGGGCGGCATCGCCGGCGAGCCGGAGATCGCCGTGCTCGGCCTGCCGCCGCGCACGCTCGGCGGCATCGATTTCGACGAGTATGTCGCCGATACCGTCGGGGACCTCATCGACAATATCCCCAAGGCGCGCCGCCGCGATCCCGAGGCCCTGCGCAACGCGCTGGAGCGCGGGGTGCGCAGCGCGGTCAACGAGGAGTGGGGCAAGAAGCCGCTGGTGCATGCGCTGGTGGTCGAGGTGTAG
- a CDS encoding FAD-dependent oxidoreductase, with protein sequence MKVAVVGAGIAGLSTAWSLNRRGHEVTLYEQAPQIPNRYAASGDQHRIIRRAYGGADGYARTITEAFEAWSELWADLGKQHYTPCGVLGISQTGGDEGEEYREGLDRMASPYELYDAAEAARRYPFIDAATIRYAYLSPEGGALFPARIAADMVRLLRERGVTLREGATVAAIDPESGRIALADGEAASFDRIVVSSGAWVLKLLPELADVLTTYRTAVAYLAPPDDLKAAWEAAPVIVDVGGSVDGYVLPPVDGTGLKVGAGVHKRPRQPDEEREPRASEGEQIRDYFSPPFARIGEYRVERVVTCAYTFTADRKFLSRQIGRVTAVSACSGHGYKFGASVGRRVAAAVESGDQAGLLRWLRAE encoded by the coding sequence ATGAAGGTCGCGGTCGTCGGCGCCGGTATCGCCGGGCTTTCCACCGCCTGGTCGCTGAACAGGCGCGGGCATGAGGTGACGCTCTATGAGCAGGCGCCGCAGATCCCCAACCGCTATGCGGCTTCCGGCGACCAGCACCGCATCATCCGCCGCGCCTATGGCGGCGCCGACGGCTATGCGCGCACCATCACCGAGGCCTTCGAGGCCTGGAGCGAGCTCTGGGCCGATCTCGGCAAGCAGCATTACACGCCCTGCGGCGTGCTCGGCATTTCCCAGACCGGGGGCGACGAGGGCGAGGAATACCGCGAGGGCCTCGACCGCATGGCCTCGCCCTACGAGCTCTATGATGCGGCCGAGGCCGCCCGGCGCTATCCGTTCATCGACGCCGCGACGATCCGCTACGCCTATCTCAGCCCGGAGGGCGGCGCGCTCTTCCCGGCCCGCATCGCCGCGGACATGGTCCGCCTGCTGCGCGAGCGCGGCGTCACCCTGCGCGAGGGCGCGACGGTCGCCGCGATCGACCCCGAGAGCGGGCGCATCGCACTGGCCGATGGCGAGGCGGCGAGCTTCGACCGCATCGTCGTCAGCTCCGGTGCCTGGGTGCTGAAGCTCCTGCCGGAGCTTGCCGACGTGCTCACGACCTATCGCACCGCCGTCGCCTATCTCGCCCCGCCTGATGACCTGAAGGCGGCCTGGGAGGCCGCTCCGGTCATCGTCGATGTCGGCGGCTCGGTCGATGGCTATGTCCTGCCGCCGGTCGACGGCACCGGGCTCAAGGTCGGCGCCGGCGTGCACAAGCGCCCGCGCCAGCCCGACGAGGAGCGCGAGCCGCGGGCAAGCGAGGGCGAGCAGATCCGCGACTATTTCTCCCCGCCCTTCGCGCGCATCGGCGAGTACCGCGTCGAGCGCGTCGTCACTTGCGCCTATACTTTCACGGCGGACCGCAAGTTCCTGTCGCGGCAGATCGGCCGGGTGACGGCGGTTTCCGCCTGTTCCGGCCATGGCTACAAGTTCGGTGCGTCTGTCGGCCGGCGCGTCGCGGCCGCCGTCGAGAGCGGCGATCAGGCCGGCCTGCTGCGCTGGCTGCGCGCCGAATAG
- a CDS encoding tetratricopeptide repeat protein yields the protein MADIFREIDEEVRRDKAAELWKKYGWVVTSLAVLAVLAVAGWQYWLHRENQASQAVGARLEAALKSSRDGDAAQAETILKELSTTAPAGYRLIARFRLAAETAKRDAAAGVAAFDALAGDASLDQTSRDLAKLRAGILRVDLAPYPEVKTALEPLATAQGVWRHTAREFLGIAALKADLFEDAGRWFDAAITDPQAPAALRQRVELYLALVRGGPVTVKN from the coding sequence ATGGCCGATATTTTTCGCGAGATCGATGAGGAAGTCCGCCGCGACAAAGCTGCGGAGCTCTGGAAGAAATATGGCTGGGTCGTCACCAGCCTTGCCGTGCTGGCGGTGCTCGCCGTTGCCGGCTGGCAGTACTGGCTGCATCGCGAGAATCAGGCTTCGCAGGCCGTCGGCGCGCGCCTCGAAGCGGCGCTGAAATCCTCCCGCGACGGCGACGCCGCCCAGGCCGAGACCATCCTGAAGGAACTCTCGACCACGGCGCCGGCCGGCTATCGCCTGATCGCCCGCTTCCGCCTCGCCGCCGAGACGGCCAAGCGCGATGCCGCCGCCGGCGTCGCCGCCTTCGATGCGCTCGCTGGCGACGCCTCGCTCGACCAGACTTCCCGTGACCTCGCCAAATTGCGCGCCGGCATCCTGCGTGTCGATCTCGCGCCCTATCCCGAGGTCAAGACGGCGCTTGAGCCGCTCGCGACCGCTCAGGGCGTCTGGCGTCACACGGCCCGCGAATTCCTCGGCATCGCCGCGCTCAAGGCGGATCTCTTCGAGGATGCCGGGCGCTGGTTCGACGCCGCGATCACCGATCCGCAGGCGCCGGCGGCCCTGCGCCAGCGCGTCGAGCTCTATCTCGCTCTGGTCCGTGGCGGTCCCGTCACGGTGAAGAACTAG
- the mce gene encoding methylmalonyl-CoA epimerase has protein sequence MIGRLNHVAIAVKDLEASTALYRDTLGARVSQPQAEPEHGVTVVFVELPNTKIELLEPLGADSPIAKFLERNADGGIHHICYEVDDILAARDRLKAQGARVLGSGEPRIGAHGKPVLFLHPKDFLGTLVELEQA, from the coding sequence ATGATCGGACGCCTGAACCACGTCGCCATTGCGGTGAAGGACCTCGAAGCCTCGACGGCGCTCTATCGCGATACGCTGGGGGCGCGCGTGTCGCAGCCGCAGGCCGAGCCGGAGCACGGCGTCACCGTCGTCTTCGTCGAGTTGCCCAACACCAAGATCGAGCTGCTGGAACCGCTCGGCGCCGACTCGCCGATCGCGAAGTTCCTTGAGCGCAACGCCGATGGCGGCATCCACCATATCTGCTACGAGGTCGACGATATCCTCGCGGCACGAGACCGCCTGAAGGCGCAGGGCGCCCGCGTGCTGGGCTCCGGCGAGCCGCGTATCGGCGCCCATGGCAAGCCCGTGCTGTTCCTGCATCCCAAGGATTTCCTGGGCACGCTGGTCGAACTCGAACAGGCCTGA
- the der gene encoding ribosome biogenesis GTPase Der, whose translation MTAIVALIGRPNVGKSTLFNRLVGKKLALVDDRPGVTRDRREGDATLGHLRFKVIDTAGLEEADKDSLAGRMRAQTETAIAQADVVLFMIDARLGITPMDQPFADLVRRSGKPVILLANKAEGKKGTDGIIESYGLGLGDPVPFSAEHGEGTSDLLEALAPYIPDEPEDDEDETAWADVPAADTDDEEDIDPDRPLRVTIIGRPNAGKSTLVNRMIGEERMLTGPEAGITRDTISVDWEWRGRKVKLFDTAGMRKRARIEEKLEKLSVADSLRAIRFAEVVVVLLDATIPFEKQDLTLVDLTEREGRAVVIGLNKWDLVADKQGLLAELKEKANHLLAQVRGVPIIPLSGLAGEGIDKLMQGVFSAYGVWNRRVSTARINRWLEGVLSAHPPPAVAGRRIKIRYMTQAKARPPTFALFGNQLDHLPVSYTRYLVNNLRDAFELPGTPIRLHRRGGANPYDKERKG comes from the coding sequence ATGACAGCCATCGTCGCCCTGATCGGGCGCCCCAATGTCGGCAAGTCGACGCTGTTCAACCGGCTGGTCGGCAAGAAGCTCGCGCTGGTCGATGATCGGCCGGGCGTGACGCGCGACCGCCGCGAGGGCGACGCCACCCTCGGCCATCTCCGCTTCAAGGTGATCGACACCGCCGGTCTCGAGGAGGCCGACAAGGATTCGCTTGCCGGCCGTATGCGCGCCCAGACCGAGACCGCGATCGCGCAGGCCGATGTCGTGCTCTTCATGATCGACGCCCGCCTCGGCATCACGCCGATGGACCAGCCCTTTGCCGATCTGGTGCGCCGCTCCGGCAAGCCGGTGATCCTGCTCGCCAACAAGGCCGAGGGGAAGAAGGGCACCGACGGCATCATCGAGTCCTACGGCCTCGGCCTCGGCGACCCCGTGCCGTTCTCTGCCGAGCATGGCGAGGGCACCTCGGACCTGCTGGAAGCGCTCGCGCCTTACATCCCCGACGAGCCCGAGGACGACGAGGACGAGACGGCCTGGGCCGACGTCCCCGCCGCAGATACGGATGACGAGGAGGATATCGATCCCGATCGTCCCTTGCGCGTCACCATCATCGGCCGCCCCAACGCCGGCAAGTCGACCCTGGTCAACCGCATGATCGGCGAGGAGCGGATGCTGACCGGTCCCGAGGCCGGCATCACCCGCGACACCATCTCGGTCGACTGGGAATGGCGCGGCCGCAAGGTCAAGCTCTTCGACACCGCCGGTATGCGCAAGCGCGCCCGGATCGAGGAGAAGCTGGAGAAGCTGTCGGTCGCCGACTCGCTGCGCGCGATCCGCTTCGCCGAGGTCGTGGTCGTGCTCCTCGACGCTACCATCCCCTTCGAGAAGCAGGACCTGACGCTGGTCGACCTGACCGAGCGCGAGGGCCGGGCGGTCGTCATCGGCCTCAACAAATGGGACCTCGTCGCCGACAAGCAGGGCCTGCTGGCCGAGCTCAAGGAGAAGGCCAACCATCTGCTGGCGCAGGTGCGCGGCGTGCCGATCATCCCGCTCTCCGGCCTCGCCGGCGAGGGCATCGACAAGCTGATGCAGGGCGTGTTCTCGGCCTATGGCGTCTGGAACCGCCGCGTCTCGACCGCGCGCATCAACCGCTGGCTCGAAGGCGTGCTCTCGGCCCATCCGCCTCCAGCCGTGGCCGGGCGGCGCATCAAGATCCGCTACATGACGCAGGCCAAGGCGCGGCCGCCGACCTTCGCGCTGTTCGGCAACCAGCTCGATCATCTGCCGGTGTCCTACACCCGCTATCTCGTCAACAATCTCCGGGACGCTTTCGAGCTTCCGGGCACGCCGATCCGCCTGCATCGCCGCGGCGGCGCCAATCCCTATGACAAGGAGCGCAAGGGCTGA
- a CDS encoding peptidylprolyl isomerase, translated as MSLDPENTIVMETTKGKVVIKLRPDLAPGHVERIKLLAREGFYDGIVFHRVIDGFMAQVGCPHGTGTGGSSYPDLTQEFNAEPHVRGICSMARAQNPNSANSQFFIVFDDARFLDKQYTVWGEVVEGMENVDKIKRGEPVRDPDSIVSMKLMADAA; from the coding sequence ATGTCGCTGGATCCCGAGAACACCATCGTGATGGAAACCACCAAGGGCAAGGTGGTGATCAAGCTGCGTCCCGACCTCGCGCCGGGCCATGTCGAGCGCATCAAGCTGCTCGCCCGCGAGGGCTTCTATGACGGCATCGTCTTCCACCGCGTCATCGACGGCTTCATGGCCCAGGTCGGCTGCCCGCATGGCACCGGCACCGGCGGCTCGAGCTATCCGGACCTGACTCAGGAGTTCAACGCCGAGCCGCATGTGCGCGGCATCTGCTCGATGGCCCGCGCCCAGAACCCGAACTCGGCCAACAGCCAGTTCTTCATCGTGTTCGACGATGCCCGCTTCCTCGACAAGCAGTACACCGTCTGGGGCGAGGTCGTGGAAGGCATGGAGAATGTCGACAAGATCAAGCGCGGCGAGCCTGTGCGCGATCCCGACTCGATCGTCTCGATGAAGTTGATGGCCGACGCGGCCTGA
- a CDS encoding DUF1467 family protein, with translation MNVVGGLALYFVIWWITLFAVLPFGIRSQDEAGDVVAGTEPGAPVLPGLLKKAVITSLIAAVIFVCVWYVWVTYDI, from the coding sequence ATGAACGTCGTCGGCGGCCTTGCCCTTTATTTCGTGATCTGGTGGATCACGCTCTTCGCTGTGCTGCCCTTCGGCATCCGCAGCCAGGATGAGGCGGGCGATGTCGTGGCCGGGACCGAACCCGGCGCGCCGGTGTTGCCGGGCCTTCTCAAGAAAGCCGTCATCACCTCGCTGATCGCGGCGGTGATCTTCGTCTGTGTCTGGTATGTCTGGGTGACCTACGACATTTGA
- a CDS encoding RidA family protein, with amino-acid sequence MTDFASTEIAFLGQPEAGSPRPFSAATVAGGLVFVSGHSAPHDPARGIHRGQTPAEEVRNALGRVAEILAEAGSSLDRVVQMTMLITDPADYAVCNAEYVKHFPGGLPARHTARFGVPTEARVAFSCIALAGKPA; translated from the coding sequence ATGACCGACTTCGCTTCGACCGAGATCGCTTTCCTGGGCCAGCCGGAGGCCGGCTCGCCGCGTCCCTTCAGCGCCGCGACTGTCGCGGGCGGGCTCGTCTTCGTCTCCGGCCATTCGGCGCCGCATGATCCGGCGCGCGGCATCCATCGCGGCCAGACGCCGGCCGAGGAGGTCCGCAATGCGCTCGGCCGCGTCGCCGAGATTCTGGCGGAAGCCGGGAGCTCCCTTGATCGCGTCGTCCAGATGACGATGCTGATTACCGACCCGGCCGATTACGCCGTCTGCAACGCCGAATACGTGAAGCATTTTCCGGGCGGCCTGCCGGCCCGCCATACCGCGCGCTTCGGCGTGCCCACCGAGGCACGGGTCGCCTTTTCCTGCATCGCGCTCGCGGGGAAGCCGGCATGA